GACAGAGCAAAGTGTTCACCCGCTAACTGGTTGAGTGCGGATCTCAGATCAGCAGCCTTGGTATCTGCCTTGGTATTCTCGAATTTAGCAGGCATTTGCGTGGTAATCGCACTGGACAAAGCCTTGCTGATGCCGAACATCTCTGCGTAACCCTTACGGTAGGCTTCATACGCGCCTTTGTAATCACCGGCTGCATAATCCTCGAACACTTCCTGGACATGGTTCTCATGACTGCGGATAACCTGCTTCGCGGCAGCTGCCGGAAGCTTGCCCTCTGTTGCCGTACCGAGGAAATTTCCGAACTCGTCTACAAAGCCGCTTACTTTATCTTCTGCAGCTTTGACGGCTGCGGTGTCCTTGTTCTTCGTCGCCTTCACCAGATCATCGGTATACTTGTTATGTGCGCGAAAAATCCGTTCGAATTCAGCTGCACCTGCATCACCGTACAGTGAAGCAATGGCGGGCTGCATATCGAGCGCGTTCTGATCAAGCGCCTGGTAGGCCGCTGCCGCATCCTTGGTACCGTCATAGGCCTTCGTCATCGCGGTTACGGCAAGGGTGAAATGCTCGGAGAGCAAATAATCCAGGCCCGCTCTCAGCTCTGCAGCCGGTGTATTCACCGAAGCCTTCATCATTGTGTTACCCGGCATTGTTGCTGCACCTGCCAGTGCCGGCATCATCAAGGTCAAGCTCAACATCGGGACGACCAGTTTCTTCATCTTCATCTCACTTCACTCCTTAGGTTGGTTTCATATGTGGTGTTCACGTTGCCTGTTTGTCTGTACATACACTGAAACGCAGGGGATTCAGGTTTGGATCACAATCTCGGCTAAAAAAATAAACACTCCCCTCAACCTTCGCCCCCCAATCGGCTTGTATCTCCAGCCGCAGCGCGGCTTACACCGTATTTTGCTCCCTATGATCTACATCCGGCCCGCGCGTCTACCGCTCAGATCATGCAAACGCAAAAAAAGGCTGCCTGCCGGTTGCCGAACACCCGGTATAGGACAGCCTCTTCTCATAGCAGGCCCTGCCAGAGTATAACTGGCGGGCTTACTCAACCAACAGTGATTAACCCAGCAACGCGCGTACGCCCTCACTCAGCGGGGTAAGCGGACGGTTCAGCAGCTTCGCGAGGTCGCCGCTCTCGATATTCAGCGCGCCATCACGGATGGCTGCCTGAATGGCAACGACGATCGGCAGCGCCGCTTCCGGCACGCCTGCACCGGCCATAATCTTCGCATAGGCGGTGTCATCCACCTGCTGTACGGCAACTTCTTGGCCCAGAACCTCGCCAACTACCGCTGCCAGCTCTGCCTGGGTAAGTGGAGTACCGGACAATTCGTAGATGACACTCTCACGGCTCTCTCCAGCCAGAACAGCAGCAGCCGCTTCAGCATAATCGCCGCGTGTAGCCCAGCCTACCTTGCCGTCTCCGGCGGAGGTCAGCCAAGGAGCACCGGCCTTCACGGCCTGAATGGAGCCGACTTCATTCTCCAGGTACCAGTTGTTGCGCAGGAACGCATACGGAATACCTGATTCACGGATGAACTCTTCTGTCGCACGGTGTACCGGCGCCAGGAACAGGGAGCTGTTATCGGCCTCGCCTACACTGGTGTAGACGATGAAGCCTACACCTGCACGGACAGCTGCGTCTACAGCTGCCTTATGCTGGCGGATACGGGTGTCGTTGTCGCCGTCAGCCGAGACGATCAGCAGGCGCTCCACTCCGGCAAAAGCGGTATCCAGCGTCTCCGGCTGATCGAAATCACCATGACGCACATCTACGCCGCGGGCCTTCAGTGCTTCTGCCTTCTCCGGGTTTCTGACACTGGCTACAATATTCTCAGCGGGTACGGTCTTCAGCAGAGTCTCTGCTACGATGGAACCAAATTTACCTGTTGCTCCTGTTAATGCGATTGTCATCTCATATTCCTCCATTTGGGTTCTTGTATTTCAATCTCAGCTATAAGCTCTCGTTGACATCGGCAATCATCACTCATGTAACCATTGTAGTTACAAGTTGGCCGGATGTCAAATAGATTATAGGATTCACCCAACTGTCTTAAAATATCGGTAGATCTGCTCCAGCTTCTTGATCTGCTTCCCCTTCTTGCTCTCCATGTTACCGAACTCGAAGAACTTCACCTTACGGATGCCCACATAGTTGAACAGGGCCTTGCGCATCAGAATCTTATGCGAGTTCCCCAGCCACAGCAGCGGGTAGTGGGTGGGCCCCTTCATGCTGGAGATGCAGACCACGCTCTTCCCCTTGAGCAGCCCCTCCGGCAAAAGCCCGCCCTTATCCCGGTAGGCGAAGCCCGATGCGAACATCCGGTCGATGTAGCCCATCAGCATCGCTGGCGGGCGTCCCCACCAGATCGGATAGACCAGGACGATCTGATCGGCCCACAGCAGCTGCTCCCTGTACTCTGCCAGCTCCGGTTCCCGGTACATATCCCGTCTGCGCCGATTCTCGTGGAACACCAGCACCGGATCGAATCCGGCCTCATACAGATCAAGTACCTTGACTTCGGTAATCTTCGCATTCTCCTTGCTGCCGCGCAGTACTTCCTCCAGGAAGGCATAGCTCAGGCTCTTATGGTTCGGATGGGTGTAGATCACAAGTGTATTCATCAGTGGTATTCCCCTTTAGTTGTCATTTGATAACCAAAACATAACACAGCCGTAAATTACTTGTCAAATGATAATTGTTTTTTGATAATTATTCTGGTATCGTGACCTCTGAGGTGATCTTATGGACAACAACCATCTATTTCAGAAATTCATAGCCTTTACTGCTGCCGTCCATCAAATAACAAACGATATTTCCAGAGATGTGAACTCAGACGGCTTAACGCCGCTGCAATATAAGATTGTCGAGTATATCGCCGTCAGCCAGCCTGTTACGCTCAGCGAGATCAGCGACTGCATGAACATGTCGATGCCCAATACCAGCCGGGAGCTGAAGAAGCTCAGCGAGAAAGGGCTATGTACCCGCATCACCGACCCCGCTGACCGCCGCAGGCAGGGAATTACGCTCTCCGCCGCAGGCGCGGCGTTGATGAATGAGGCCTTCGGACAGATCGCTGTCCGGTTCGAGCAGCGTATTGCGGCCCTGAGCGCTGAGGAACGCAAAGAGACCGAGCAGGCGCTCGATCTCTTGCAGCAGAAGGTATTTTATTTGAGCTAAGAATACATCCTATCTCCATACATAAGCGGTTATTTCACAGCGACGCCCTTTGCGGGAATCTCCGCAGGGATCTCTTCCTTCCGCCGGATGAAGAAGGACAGGATCAATGCAACCACTGCGGCTCCTGTCGTGACCATGGAAGCTACATTCATCCCGTGAATTAAGCTATGGACATTGCCCGTCTGCTTCAAGCCGCCGCCGCTGTAAGTCATTATAGTGACAAGCAGGGCGGTTCCGATGGAACCAGCGACGGTACGCAGGGTGGTATTCACGGGAATCCCGTGGCGGATCAGGGCGGGCGGCAGGGAATTCATTCCGCTGGTGATGACAGGCAGCAGGGTAAGGCTGACGCCGACCATCCGCAGAGAGTAGCCAACCATAAGGAACGTATAGGACGTATGCTCCGTCAGATTCGAGAACAGTAATGCAGAGATGACCGTCAGGCTGAGTCCGGTAATTACCATCGTTCTGGCACCTATTTTATCAAATAACTTCCCCGCTATAGGCGACATGATACAGATCAGAATTGCGCCAGGCAGCAGCATCAGACCCGACTTCAGCGCGGAGTAGCCAAGCATGGTCTGCATATAGAGCGGCAGCAGCAGCTGCGCGCTCAGCATGATAATCATCAGAATCATACTGATTACAGTAGCCATAGTAAAAGCAGAACTGGTGAACACCCGCAGCTCCAGCAGAGGATTCTCCATCGTCAATTGCCGCCAGACGAAGAGTCCGAGCGCAATGAAGCCAACTGCGAGGGAGATCAGCACCTCGGTGCTCCCCCATCCTTTGCTGCCGGAGACGCTGAAGCCATACAGCACGCCGCCGAAGCCGAGCGAGGACAACGTCATGGATAAAGCATCGGCTTTGCTTTTCACCTGTGGC
This genomic interval from Paenibacillus sp. FSL H8-0332 contains the following:
- a CDS encoding SDR family oxidoreductase, which codes for MTIALTGATGKFGSIVAETLLKTVPAENIVASVRNPEKAEALKARGVDVRHGDFDQPETLDTAFAGVERLLIVSADGDNDTRIRQHKAAVDAAVRAGVGFIVYTSVGEADNSSLFLAPVHRATEEFIRESGIPYAFLRNNWYLENEVGSIQAVKAGAPWLTSAGDGKVGWATRGDYAEAAAAVLAGESRESVIYELSGTPLTQAELAAVVGEVLGQEVAVQQVDDTAYAKIMAGAGVPEAALPIVVAIQAAIRDGALNIESGDLAKLLNRPLTPLSEGVRALLG
- a CDS encoding MarR family transcriptional regulator; translated protein: MDNNHLFQKFIAFTAAVHQITNDISRDVNSDGLTPLQYKIVEYIAVSQPVTLSEISDCMNMSMPNTSRELKKLSEKGLCTRITDPADRRRQGITLSAAGAALMNEAFGQIAVRFEQRIAALSAEERKETEQALDLLQQKVFYLS
- a CDS encoding NAD(P)H-dependent oxidoreductase, whose product is MNTLVIYTHPNHKSLSYAFLEEVLRGSKENAKITEVKVLDLYEAGFDPVLVFHENRRRRDMYREPELAEYREQLLWADQIVLVYPIWWGRPPAMLMGYIDRMFASGFAYRDKGGLLPEGLLKGKSVVCISSMKGPTHYPLLWLGNSHKILMRKALFNYVGIRKVKFFEFGNMESKKGKQIKKLEQIYRYFKTVG
- a CDS encoding DHA2 family efflux MFS transporter permease subunit produces the protein MEKAPKGTILIMAILIIGTMAGLLNQSSLNTALPNIMGEFRISASTVQWLTTAFALVTGIVVPITAFLIQRFTTKQVFVFAMGMLSAGTLLCAVSPGFGLLLTGRVVQAVGVGIMLPLVQTLTFILIPVARRGFTMGMIGLAVNFAPAIGPVLNGWLVENHSWRLLFYILAPCSLLLTLLGVLLVKNVTPQVKSKADALSMTLSSLGFGGVLYGFSVSGSKGWGSTEVLISLAVGFIALGLFVWRQLTMENPLLELRVFTSSAFTMATVISMILMIIMLSAQLLLPLYMQTMLGYSALKSGLMLLPGAILICIMSPIAGKLFDKIGARTMVITGLSLTVISALLFSNLTEHTSYTFLMVGYSLRMVGVSLTLLPVITSGMNSLPPALIRHGIPVNTTLRTVAGSIGTALLVTIMTYSGGGLKQTGNVHSLIHGMNVASMVTTGAAVVALILSFFIRRKEEIPAEIPAKGVAVK